Proteins found in one Mycoplasma sp. 1578d genomic segment:
- a CDS encoding carbohydrate ABC transporter permease yields MKLINPQSISKIAQKIPFSYKWALKKMASLKGTLSYSILDRKTNMVVPLMLLSPGIVLLLAFTIVPMVLNIYGSFTDDNGDFTIQNYVTVLTDSKFAFGVRNSFIYGIFTLPMIMIISLVISSIIAKLYRKYARGFWQTIFFMPYVTNGVAISLMFVQLFNPNGLLNSVLGVKTAWLKSGDEGTFNALVAIMVNGIWNGLAFNILIYTTAMLSVDKNLYRSASIDGCSEIKQFFTITLPSIRGTINFIVTLGIIGGLKVFPLALFQNKPEDAFNNGGASIMLYVYLLTKQGNLALSGASSIALFIIGVTFSSIIRGGFLLTQVTLNNLGERNVWVKTKS; encoded by the coding sequence ATGAAATTAATTAATCCTCAATCAATTTCAAAAATTGCTCAAAAAATTCCATTTTCTTACAAATGAGCTTTAAAGAAAATGGCCTCATTAAAAGGAACATTATCATATTCAATTTTAGATCGTAAAACTAATATGGTGGTTCCACTTATGCTCTTATCTCCTGGAATTGTGCTTCTTTTAGCTTTTACTATTGTTCCGATGGTATTAAATATTTACGGTTCATTTACTGATGATAATGGTGATTTTACCATTCAAAACTATGTAACTGTTTTAACTGATTCTAAATTTGCATTTGGAGTGCGAAACTCATTTATTTATGGTATTTTCACACTCCCTATGATAATGATTATTTCGTTAGTTATCTCTTCAATTATCGCTAAGCTTTATCGCAAATATGCTCGAGGATTTTGACAAACAATATTCTTTATGCCATATGTTACTAACGGGGTTGCAATTTCACTTATGTTTGTTCAGCTTTTTAATCCAAACGGGTTGCTTAATTCGGTTTTAGGAGTTAAAACTGCTTGATTAAAATCAGGGGATGAAGGAACTTTTAATGCTTTAGTTGCTATTATGGTTAATGGTATTTGAAATGGATTGGCCTTTAATATTCTTATTTATACCACTGCAATGCTTTCGGTAGATAAAAACTTATATCGTTCAGCTTCAATTGATGGTTGTTCAGAAATTAAACAATTCTTCACAATTACTCTTCCATCAATTCGTGGAACTATTAACTTTATTGTCACTTTAGGAATTATTGGAGGACTTAAAGTATTCCCTTTAGCATTATTTCAAAACAAACCAGAAGATGCCTTTAATAATGGTGGAGCTTCAATTATGTTATATGTGTATTTACTCACTAAGCAAGGAAACTTAGCACTTTCAGGAGCTTCAAGTATTGCCTTGTTCATCATTGGAGTAACCTTTTCATCAATTATTCGTGGTGGGTTCTTATTAACACAAGTTACATTAAATAACTTAGGAGAAAGAAATGTTTGAGTTAAAACTAAGAGCTAA
- a CDS encoding ATP-binding cassette domain-containing protein, which produces MKIINRIKDYIGLLTVKDSQDYQQVLDEYKQEYSRIDHEKIPAIELKNLNIDFGETLAVDNVSFKIPEGKLVTLLGPSGSGKTTTLNAIAGLLTATSGKILFRGKDVTDFTPQKRKIGFVFQNYALYPHMSVYANIAFPLKNDAEWQYKTFMKRMKAQNDIRCIYLKALGASDQEIKELQDAYIDWRIARKQSRAKLDEKYAKLVAEYEKANTEYKVARVHETSELSLLSKNVLKTNENIRKDTKNKIREIKEKYKYALANNELVESELIPSQVFENFDQSLLQFQKNIDEHKAKELEAQLLEAQLLEANVKLLNEDFNKITLKHRILIVKLEEKILNLITRYNYEVKSKKILEKYKVLKEETNIANRQAKALFKKSLKEDAEYLKLLDLSKNLRYYAQKRFFNLVNQLETKYSYKESLKQEKTSGKRILSESDIERVKELAKNDIPLRKAIHNEVMEVANRVEIVKILQKKPTRLSGGQQQRVSIARAIVKKPQILLMDEPLSNLDAKLRISTRQWIRQIQQSLGITTVFVTHDQEEAMSISDIIVCMSTAKVQQLGSPMELYNKPKNQFVARFLGMPEMGLLPSEYKDGKLYVASKHIKGVFLPNKDQVSLNVGVRSEDFIIKTAKDKYDFTGTILVKENFGKESKLVIEIKNVGQLNFLLDNNYDYQVGDLIYFNIPVKKLHIFDALTEERLEYEIN; this is translated from the coding sequence ATGAAAATTATAAATAGAATCAAAGATTATATTGGTCTTTTGACTGTTAAAGATTCACAAGATTATCAACAAGTTCTAGACGAATATAAACAGGAATATTCAAGAATTGATCATGAAAAAATTCCAGCAATTGAACTCAAGAATCTTAATATTGATTTTGGAGAAACCTTAGCTGTTGATAATGTATCATTTAAAATTCCGGAAGGTAAATTAGTAACTCTTTTAGGACCAAGTGGAAGCGGAAAAACCACCACTCTAAATGCAATTGCTGGTCTTTTGACTGCTACATCAGGAAAAATTCTTTTCCGTGGTAAAGATGTTACCGATTTTACTCCACAAAAACGTAAAATTGGTTTTGTTTTTCAAAATTATGCTCTTTATCCACATATGAGTGTATACGCTAATATTGCATTTCCACTTAAAAATGATGCTGAATGACAATATAAAACATTCATGAAACGAATGAAAGCTCAAAACGATATTCGTTGCATTTATCTTAAAGCTTTAGGTGCTAGTGATCAAGAAATCAAAGAATTACAAGATGCATATATTGATTGAAGAATTGCACGAAAACAATCACGAGCTAAACTTGACGAAAAATATGCCAAATTAGTAGCTGAATATGAAAAAGCCAACACTGAGTATAAAGTTGCTCGTGTACATGAAACCTCTGAATTATCTCTACTATCAAAAAATGTGCTTAAAACTAACGAAAACATTCGTAAAGATACTAAAAATAAAATTAGAGAAATTAAAGAAAAATATAAATATGCACTTGCTAATAATGAATTAGTCGAATCAGAATTAATTCCTTCTCAAGTTTTTGAAAACTTTGATCAATCTCTTTTGCAATTTCAAAAGAACATAGACGAACATAAAGCAAAGGAACTTGAAGCACAATTACTTGAAGCACAATTACTTGAAGCAAATGTTAAACTTTTAAATGAAGATTTTAATAAAATCACTTTAAAACATCGAATTTTAATTGTTAAATTAGAAGAAAAAATTCTAAATTTAATTACTAGATATAACTATGAAGTTAAATCAAAGAAGATTTTAGAAAAGTATAAAGTTCTTAAAGAAGAAACAAATATTGCCAATAGACAAGCAAAAGCATTGTTTAAAAAATCGCTTAAAGAAGATGCTGAATATTTGAAATTACTAGATTTAAGCAAAAATCTCAGATATTATGCACAAAAACGTTTCTTTAATTTAGTAAATCAACTTGAAACTAAATATTCTTATAAAGAGAGTTTAAAACAAGAAAAAACATCAGGAAAAAGAATTTTATCTGAATCGGATATAGAAAGAGTTAAAGAATTAGCTAAAAATGATATCCCTTTACGTAAAGCAATTCATAACGAGGTTATGGAAGTAGCTAATCGGGTGGAGATTGTTAAAATTCTCCAGAAAAAACCAACTCGTCTTTCAGGTGGACAACAACAAAGAGTTTCAATTGCTCGTGCAATTGTTAAAAAACCACAAATTCTGCTTATGGACGAACCGCTTTCAAACCTTGATGCTAAATTAAGGATTTCAACACGCCAATGAATTAGACAAATACAGCAATCACTAGGAATCACTACTGTGTTTGTTACTCACGATCAAGAAGAAGCTATGTCAATTTCAGATATTATTGTTTGCATGTCTACAGCAAAAGTGCAACAATTAGGGTCGCCGATGGAACTTTATAATAAGCCAAAAAACCAATTTGTAGCACGCTTCTTAGGAATGCCAGAAATGGGATTACTCCCTTCAGAATATAAAGACGGGAAACTTTATGTGGCTTCAAAACACATTAAAGGAGTTTTCCTACCGAACAAAGACCAAGTCTCATTAAATGTTGGTGTTCGTTCAGAAGACTTTATAATTAAAACTGCAAAAGATAAATATGATTTTACTGGAACTATTTTAGTTAAAGAAAACTTTGGAAAAGAAAGTAAATTAGTTATTGAAATTAAAAACGTTGGTCAACTTAACTTTTTACTAGATAATAATTATGATTATCAAGTGGGTGATTTAATTTACTTTAATATCCCAGTGAAAAAACTTCATATTTTTGACGCTTTAACTGAGGAGAGATTAGAATATGAAATTAATTAA
- a CDS encoding thermonuclease family protein, whose product MKILKKISYSLFCALATTASISALVSCSYTLGNLPNFREGSLDYSFKFVSKPNRYVLLWNEEKLDQYAKQGSENRKDKRQYESRRRTAYIRAWRDAFDQYQKDLRNRVISKLSPNLSVKSPLKNFSISLEQFDNITQSIEEPFLGSKAIIKFNDFSYVINNQEYLQSELPIEKANKLIKEIQTANKLPIKVALNYSVLIDGKQIDNFDITVTHLFDTQITKKLGDVYNNLNIKLAEFPKVNIDWNAKEIDKKYFDAEIVADADGDTFVVKVTDKHNTEGFKVGDELRIRLSGIDTPEKAVSTKLASPFEQTFARISSKFASKLMKTKLSNGTEIGKKLRVAFYSGRDSYDRALADVFFGDNYEYSYNLSIVAQGYTLPYVQDGNWENKITQKNTYENLLFPLIYTYFNKAIEEKKGFFEFFNAPRDVQIFVYRMKENGQWRPFWSKTEPDASSGRVLDFLKNPLNKEKKK is encoded by the coding sequence ATGAAAATTTTAAAAAAAATATCTTATTCTTTATTTTGTGCTTTAGCAACAACAGCTTCAATTTCTGCGTTAGTTTCATGTTCATATACCTTGGGGAATTTACCAAATTTTCGTGAAGGTAGTCTTGATTACTCGTTTAAATTTGTTTCAAAGCCAAATAGATATGTTCTTTTATGAAATGAAGAAAAATTAGATCAATATGCAAAACAAGGTTCTGAGAATCGAAAAGACAAAAGGCAATATGAGTCTCGAAGAAGGACTGCATACATTCGCGCTTGAAGAGATGCTTTTGATCAATATCAAAAAGATCTTCGAAATAGAGTTATCAGCAAATTATCTCCAAATCTTAGCGTTAAATCTCCTTTAAAAAATTTCTCAATTAGCCTTGAACAATTCGATAATATAACTCAAAGTATAGAGGAACCTTTTTTAGGAAGTAAAGCAATAATCAAGTTTAACGATTTTTCTTATGTAATTAATAATCAAGAATATTTACAATCTGAATTACCTATAGAAAAAGCGAACAAATTAATAAAAGAAATTCAGACAGCCAATAAACTACCAATTAAAGTTGCTTTGAACTATTCTGTATTAATTGATGGTAAGCAAATTGATAACTTTGACATCACAGTTACACATTTATTTGATACACAAATTACTAAGAAATTAGGAGATGTATACAATAATTTAAACATCAAATTAGCTGAATTTCCTAAAGTTAATATCGACTGAAATGCTAAAGAAATTGACAAAAAATATTTTGACGCAGAAATAGTAGCTGATGCTGACGGAGATACTTTTGTTGTTAAAGTTACCGATAAGCACAACACTGAAGGATTTAAAGTTGGAGATGAGTTAAGAATCAGACTCTCAGGGATTGATACTCCTGAAAAGGCTGTTAGTACAAAACTTGCTTCACCTTTTGAACAAACATTTGCACGCATTTCTTCTAAATTTGCTTCAAAGTTAATGAAAACTAAATTAAGCAACGGGACTGAAATTGGTAAAAAACTAAGAGTAGCATTTTATAGTGGCAGAGACTCTTATGACAGAGCTTTAGCAGACGTATTCTTTGGTGACAATTATGAATATTCATATAATTTATCAATTGTAGCTCAAGGGTACACTTTACCATATGTACAAGATGGTAATTGAGAAAACAAAATTACACAAAAAAATACTTACGAAAATCTCTTATTTCCACTAATTTATACTTATTTCAATAAAGCAATTGAAGAGAAAAAAGGATTTTTTGAATTCTTTAATGCACCAAGAGATGTTCAAATCTTTGTTTATCGAATGAAAGAAAATGGACAATGAAGACCTTTTTGATCAAAAACTGAACCAGATGCTTCTTCTGGTAGAGTGTTGGATTTTTTAAAAAACCCACTAAATAAGGAAAAGAAAAAATAA
- a CDS encoding P68 family surface lipoprotein encodes MTSKFKKLILGASSVLASSSFMLSAGCSSSSSESSPSNPNTGTTDPGSSTDVSPEHNQRILNSELGPNPDSNKRYTSDVQPKIKIGVTWSESQVQFSALKSVIDEYNKLVKAKSNDIAPGAKEVEIKKLGSGYDSGPEKILQDLKAQNKSEFYNLVLNYPNVASKLANFNMLLSFNDADPAFDTDISEFSKGFQKPNNEIEYVRNQSTYVLPFAKSTHAFAINAPVLSYLIEEMKKAGAKIATDKDTTEFIEQVNKLGKDDRSGVIKKWGTARQGVKVDLEISKATFENYKDLFEFARQAQKLFTESYNNGKAISEKPHVFGITDPISFFEVSVYSHVNGKDEESISYTTTNDGVVTARFDALKGDGTAHSIGGEIYNDLESAVKTGAVKIFPKGQYPSNQQTQHLVAFSNGSTSGYTHNFIKEGEKIYDRGIAQIKDDLSKNNGTLLTIDKNNLRSDVVAKFGKYGNSLYKSTYTPNESDGFNLVFASADDEKAFTDATKDRNGVPNDLLIRISNYNKDKKDFQDLVKEAKENSIFAGIAKTASTKPEEAAQFLLLYIKDAVDVKQKTIKVPVDPKNKDGEKKDQTVLDKVSFKGNAFNDFITKYKFVLESKEDQLNENELITLRPPLKWTREDKLNVVFGQGPSLFGIHTNAEDDRATKAFVKWLTSSKKYLFGEGAKKEKKELTPSEYFDKQSGYITANKDFVNIDASIFGKNKFTQMAVNLFKDGITKEGFTIFEEPASDKSETFRKSVISAFDLLQNSAENSDTPQSYQDFISKINFPQ; translated from the coding sequence ATGACTTCAAAATTTAAAAAACTTATATTAGGAGCATCTTCTGTTCTTGCCAGTTCAAGTTTTATGCTTTCAGCAGGATGTTCATCATCTAGCTCAGAAAGTTCGCCATCAAATCCTAATACAGGGACAACTGATCCAGGTTCTTCAACCGATGTTTCGCCAGAACACAATCAAAGAATACTTAACTCAGAACTTGGTCCTAATCCAGATTCAAACAAACGTTACACTTCTGATGTACAACCCAAAATCAAAATTGGGGTAACTTGATCTGAAAGTCAAGTACAGTTTAGTGCTCTTAAGTCAGTTATTGATGAATACAACAAATTAGTAAAAGCAAAATCTAATGATATTGCACCCGGAGCAAAAGAAGTAGAAATTAAAAAACTAGGTTCAGGATATGACTCTGGACCTGAAAAAATACTTCAAGATCTTAAAGCTCAAAACAAAAGCGAATTTTATAATTTAGTATTAAATTATCCTAACGTAGCCTCAAAATTAGCTAATTTTAATATGCTTTTAAGTTTTAACGATGCAGACCCAGCATTTGATACTGATATTTCTGAATTTTCAAAAGGTTTTCAAAAACCAAACAACGAAATTGAATACGTTAGAAATCAATCAACATATGTTCTTCCATTTGCAAAAAGTACACATGCTTTTGCTATAAATGCACCTGTGCTTAGCTATTTAATTGAAGAAATGAAAAAAGCTGGAGCTAAAATCGCAACCGATAAAGACACAACAGAGTTTATAGAACAAGTTAACAAATTAGGGAAAGATGACAGAAGCGGTGTTATCAAAAAATGAGGAACTGCAAGACAGGGAGTTAAAGTTGATTTAGAAATTTCAAAAGCAACATTTGAAAACTACAAAGATCTTTTTGAATTTGCTAGACAAGCTCAAAAATTATTTACAGAATCATACAACAATGGTAAAGCTATATCTGAAAAACCACACGTTTTTGGCATTACAGATCCTATATCATTTTTTGAAGTATCAGTTTATTCACATGTTAATGGTAAAGACGAAGAAAGCATTTCATATACTACAACAAATGATGGAGTAGTGACAGCTAGATTTGATGCATTAAAAGGTGATGGAACAGCTCATTCAATAGGTGGTGAAATTTATAATGATCTTGAAAGCGCAGTAAAAACCGGAGCAGTTAAAATATTCCCTAAAGGACAATATCCATCAAACCAACAAACCCAACATTTAGTTGCTTTCTCAAATGGTTCAACATCAGGATATACTCATAACTTTATTAAAGAAGGTGAAAAAATTTACGACAGAGGTATTGCACAAATTAAGGATGATTTATCAAAAAATAATGGAACATTACTTACTATAGATAAAAACAATCTAAGAAGTGATGTGGTTGCAAAATTTGGTAAATATGGAAATTCACTTTATAAATCTACCTACACACCAAATGAAAGTGATGGATTTAATTTAGTATTTGCAAGCGCAGATGATGAAAAAGCATTTACTGATGCGACTAAAGATAGAAATGGTGTTCCAAATGACCTTCTTATAAGAATTTCTAACTACAACAAGGATAAAAAAGATTTCCAAGATCTAGTAAAAGAAGCAAAAGAAAATAGTATTTTTGCCGGAATTGCTAAAACCGCAAGTACAAAACCAGAAGAAGCTGCACAATTCCTTTTACTTTACATTAAAGATGCAGTTGATGTAAAACAAAAAACTATAAAAGTTCCAGTAGATCCAAAAAATAAAGACGGAGAAAAAAAAGACCAAACTGTTCTTGATAAAGTGTCATTTAAAGGTAATGCATTTAATGACTTTATTACTAAATATAAATTTGTTTTAGAATCTAAAGAAGATCAATTAAACGAAAATGAATTAATTACCTTAAGACCACCACTAAAATGAACTAGAGAAGACAAATTAAATGTTGTTTTTGGACAAGGTCCTTCTCTTTTTGGGATTCATACAAATGCAGAAGATGATCGTGCAACCAAAGCATTTGTTAAATGATTAACATCAAGTAAAAAATACTTATTTGGCGAAGGAGCTAAAAAAGAGAAAAAAGAGTTAACTCCTTCCGAATATTTCGACAAACAGTCTGGATATATAACTGCAAATAAAGACTTTGTGAACATTGATGCAAGTATTTTTGGTAAAAATAAATTTACTCAAATGGCCGTTAATTTATTCAAAGATGGTATAACAAAAGAAGGTTTTACTATTTTTGAAGAACCTGCTTCAGATAAATCAGAAACATTTAGAAAATCAGTTATCTCTGCTTTTGATTTATTACAAAATTCAGCCGAAAATAGTGATACTCCACAAAGCTATCAAGATTTTATTAGTAAAATTAATTTCCCACAATAA